Proteins from one Salvelinus sp. IW2-2015 linkage group LG32, ASM291031v2, whole genome shotgun sequence genomic window:
- the LOC111957302 gene encoding protein SSXT isoform X14, translating to MSVAFAPHRQRGKGDITPTGIQKLLDENNQLIQCIMDFQSKGKTAECSQYQQMLHRNLVYLATIADSNQNMQSLLPAPPTQNMPMGPGGMNQSGAPGPQPPHGHNMPSEGMVSGGPPAPHMQSQMNGQMPGPNHMPMQGPGPGPNQPPNMPGSGSMNMPPSSHGSMGGYNHAVPSSQSMPAQGQMNMTQGPMGNYGPRPNMNMQPNQGPMMHQQPPSQQYNIPPGGGGQHYQGQQNPMGMMGQGNHVMGQRPMPPYRPPQQGNAQYGQQQEAYQQGPPQQQGYPPQQQYPGQQGYPGPQQGYGPSQGAPGQYPQGYPQGQGQQYGAYRGPQPGPPQAQQQRPYPGYDQGQYGNYQQ from the exons ATGTCGGTGGCGTTTGCACCTCATAGACAACGTGGAAAGGGTGATATAACACCCACTGGAATTCAAAAG TTACTGGATGAAAACAATCAGCTGATTCAATGTATAATGGACTTCCAGAGCAAAGGAAAGACAGCAGAATGTTCACA GTACCAGCAGATGCTCCACAGAAATTTAGTTTACCTGGCCACAATAGCAGACTCCAATCAGAACATGCAGTCTCTGCTCCCTGCT CCTCCTACTCAGAACATGCCCATGGGCCCTGGTGGGATGAACCAGAGCGGAGCGCCGGGCCCCCAGCCCCCCCACGGACACAACATGCCCTCTGAGGGCATGGTCAGTGGCGGACCCCCAGCCCCACACATGCAGAGCCAGATGAACGGACAGATGCCTG GGCCTAATCACATGCCCATGCAGGGCCCTGGGCCGGGTCCCAACCAGCCCCCCAACATGCCTGGCAGCGGCTCCATGAACATGCCCCCCAGCAGCCATGGCTCTATGGGCGGCTACAACCACGCTGTGCCCTCCTCTCAGAGCATGCCTGCCCAGGGCCAGATGAACATGACCCAAGGACCCATGGGTAACTACGGCCCCCGGCCCAACATGAACATGCAGCCTAACCAAG GCCCCATGATGCACCAGCAGCCTCCCTCCCAGCAGTACAACATACCCCCTGGAGGTGGCGGGCAGCACTACCAGGGCCAGCAGAACCCCATGGGCATGATGGGCCAGGGGAACCATGTGATGGGGCAGAGGCCCATGCCCCCTTACAGACCCCCACAGCAAG GTAATGCCCAGTATGGCCAGCAGCAGGAGGCCTACCAGCAAGGTCCTCCCCAGCAGCAGGGCTACCCCCCACAGCAGCAGTACCCCGGACAGCAGGGATACCCTGGACCGCAACAGGGCTACG GTCCGTCCCAGGGAGCCCCAGGCCAGTACCCCCAGGGTTACCCCCAGGGTCAGGGGCAGCAGTACGGGGCCTACCGGGGCCCCCAGCCCGGCCCCCCTCAGGCCCAGCAGCAACGCCCATACCCAGGCTACGATCAG GGTCAATATGGAAATTACCAGCAATGA
- the LOC111957302 gene encoding protein SSXT isoform X9: MDFQSKGKTAECSQYQQMLHRNLVYLATIADSNQNMQSLLPAKCDSPTPPEVKLEPPTQNMPMGPGGMNQSGAPGPQPPHGHNMPSEGMVSGGPPAPHMQSQMNGQMPGPNHMPMQGPGPGPNQPPNMPGSGSMNMPPSSHGSMGGYNHAVPSSQSMPAQGQMNMTQGPMGNYGPRPNMNMQPNQGPMMHQQPPSQQYNIPPGGGGQHYQGQQNPMGMMGQGNHVMGQRPMPPYRPPQQGPPQQYPGQEDYYGDQYSHAGQGASEERDPAANQQSPYEKDXERDPAANQQSPYEKDHGNAQYGQQQEAYQQGPPQQQGYPPQQQYPGQQGYPGPQQGYGPSQGAPGQYPQGYPQGQGQQYGAYRGPQPGPPQAQQQRPYPGYDQGQYGNYQQ, from the exons ATGGACTTCCAGAGCAAAGGAAAGACAGCAGAATGTTCACA GTACCAGCAGATGCTCCACAGAAATTTAGTTTACCTGGCCACAATAGCAGACTCCAATCAGAACATGCAGTCTCTGCTCCCTGCT AAGTGTGACTCCCCTACTCCCCCAGAGGTAAAGCTTGAA CCTCCTACTCAGAACATGCCCATGGGCCCTGGTGGGATGAACCAGAGCGGAGCGCCGGGCCCCCAGCCCCCCCACGGACACAACATGCCCTCTGAGGGCATGGTCAGTGGCGGACCCCCAGCCCCACACATGCAGAGCCAGATGAACGGACAGATGCCTG GGCCTAATCACATGCCCATGCAGGGCCCTGGGCCGGGTCCCAACCAGCCCCCCAACATGCCTGGCAGCGGCTCCATGAACATGCCCCCCAGCAGCCATGGCTCTATGGGCGGCTACAACCACGCTGTGCCCTCCTCTCAGAGCATGCCTGCCCAGGGCCAGATGAACATGACCCAAGGACCCATGGGTAACTACGGCCCCCGGCCCAACATGAACATGCAGCCTAACCAAG GCCCCATGATGCACCAGCAGCCTCCCTCCCAGCAGTACAACATACCCCCTGGAGGTGGCGGGCAGCACTACCAGGGCCAGCAGAACCCCATGGGCATGATGGGCCAGGGGAACCATGTGATGGGGCAGAGGCCCATGCCCCCTTACAGACCCCCACAGCAAG gacCCCCTCAGCAGTACCCAGGGCAGGAAGACTACTATGGGGACCAGTACAGTCACGCAGGACAGGGAGCCTCAGAAG AGCGAGACCCAGCAGCCAACCAACAGTCCCCCTATGAAAAAGATMATG AGCGAGACCCAGCAGCCAACCAACAGTCCCCCTATGAAAAAGATCATG GTAATGCCCAGTATGGCCAGCAGCAGGAGGCCTACCAGCAAGGTCCTCCCCAGCAGCAGGGCTACCCCCCACAGCAGCAGTACCCCGGACAGCAGGGATACCCTGGACCGCAACAGGGCTACG GTCCGTCCCAGGGAGCCCCAGGCCAGTACCCCCAGGGTTACCCCCAGGGTCAGGGGCAGCAGTACGGGGCCTACCGGGGCCCCCAGCCCGGCCCCCCTCAGGCCCAGCAGCAACGCCCATACCCAGGCTACGATCAG GGTCAATATGGAAATTACCAGCAATGA
- the LOC111957302 gene encoding protein SSXT isoform X12: MSVAFAPHRQRGKGDITPTGIQKLLDENNQLIQCIMDFQSKGKTAECSQYQQMLHRNLVYLATIADSNQNMQSLLPAPPTQNMPMGPGGMNQSGAPGPQPPHGHNMPSEGMVSGGPPAPHMQSQMNGQMPGPNHMPMQGPGPGPNQPPNMPGSGSMNMPPSSHGSMGGYNHAVPSSQSMPAQGQMNMTQGPMGNYGPRPNMNMQPNQGPMMHQQPPSQQYNIPPGGGGQHYQGQQNPMGMMGQGNHVMGQRPMPPYRPPQQGPPQQYPGQEDYYGDQYSHAGQGASEGNAQYGQQQEAYQQGPPQQQGYPPQQQYPGQQGYPGPQQGYGPSQGAPGQYPQGYPQGQGQQYGAYRGPQPGPPQAQQQRPYPGYDQGQYGNYQQ; the protein is encoded by the exons ATGTCGGTGGCGTTTGCACCTCATAGACAACGTGGAAAGGGTGATATAACACCCACTGGAATTCAAAAG TTACTGGATGAAAACAATCAGCTGATTCAATGTATAATGGACTTCCAGAGCAAAGGAAAGACAGCAGAATGTTCACA GTACCAGCAGATGCTCCACAGAAATTTAGTTTACCTGGCCACAATAGCAGACTCCAATCAGAACATGCAGTCTCTGCTCCCTGCT CCTCCTACTCAGAACATGCCCATGGGCCCTGGTGGGATGAACCAGAGCGGAGCGCCGGGCCCCCAGCCCCCCCACGGACACAACATGCCCTCTGAGGGCATGGTCAGTGGCGGACCCCCAGCCCCACACATGCAGAGCCAGATGAACGGACAGATGCCTG GGCCTAATCACATGCCCATGCAGGGCCCTGGGCCGGGTCCCAACCAGCCCCCCAACATGCCTGGCAGCGGCTCCATGAACATGCCCCCCAGCAGCCATGGCTCTATGGGCGGCTACAACCACGCTGTGCCCTCCTCTCAGAGCATGCCTGCCCAGGGCCAGATGAACATGACCCAAGGACCCATGGGTAACTACGGCCCCCGGCCCAACATGAACATGCAGCCTAACCAAG GCCCCATGATGCACCAGCAGCCTCCCTCCCAGCAGTACAACATACCCCCTGGAGGTGGCGGGCAGCACTACCAGGGCCAGCAGAACCCCATGGGCATGATGGGCCAGGGGAACCATGTGATGGGGCAGAGGCCCATGCCCCCTTACAGACCCCCACAGCAAG gacCCCCTCAGCAGTACCCAGGGCAGGAAGACTACTATGGGGACCAGTACAGTCACGCAGGACAGGGAGCCTCAGAAG GTAATGCCCAGTATGGCCAGCAGCAGGAGGCCTACCAGCAAGGTCCTCCCCAGCAGCAGGGCTACCCCCCACAGCAGCAGTACCCCGGACAGCAGGGATACCCTGGACCGCAACAGGGCTACG GTCCGTCCCAGGGAGCCCCAGGCCAGTACCCCCAGGGTTACCCCCAGGGTCAGGGGCAGCAGTACGGGGCCTACCGGGGCCCCCAGCCCGGCCCCCCTCAGGCCCAGCAGCAACGCCCATACCCAGGCTACGATCAG GGTCAATATGGAAATTACCAGCAATGA
- the LOC111957302 gene encoding protein SSXT isoform X15, which translates to MSVAFAPHRQRGKGDITPTGIQKLLDENNQLIQCIMDFQSKGKTAECSQYQQMLHRNLVYLATIADSNQNMQSLLPAKCDSPTPPEVKLEPPTQNMPMGPGGMNQSGAPGPQPPHGHNMPSEGMVSGGPPAPHMQSQMNGQMPGPNHMPMQGPGPGPNQPPNMPGSGSMNMPPSSHGSMGGYNHAVPSSQSMPAQGQMNMTQGPMGNYGPRPNMNMQPNQGPMMHQQPPSQQYNIPPGGGGQHYQGQQNPMGMMGQGNHVMGQRPMPPYRPPQQGPPQQYPGQEDYYGDQYSHAGQGASEGGLLQPPFPDQGFDPSEQYYQGGIYVASQKCTHRGKGRS; encoded by the exons ATGTCGGTGGCGTTTGCACCTCATAGACAACGTGGAAAGGGTGATATAACACCCACTGGAATTCAAAAG TTACTGGATGAAAACAATCAGCTGATTCAATGTATAATGGACTTCCAGAGCAAAGGAAAGACAGCAGAATGTTCACA GTACCAGCAGATGCTCCACAGAAATTTAGTTTACCTGGCCACAATAGCAGACTCCAATCAGAACATGCAGTCTCTGCTCCCTGCT AAGTGTGACTCCCCTACTCCCCCAGAGGTAAAGCTTGAA CCTCCTACTCAGAACATGCCCATGGGCCCTGGTGGGATGAACCAGAGCGGAGCGCCGGGCCCCCAGCCCCCCCACGGACACAACATGCCCTCTGAGGGCATGGTCAGTGGCGGACCCCCAGCCCCACACATGCAGAGCCAGATGAACGGACAGATGCCTG GGCCTAATCACATGCCCATGCAGGGCCCTGGGCCGGGTCCCAACCAGCCCCCCAACATGCCTGGCAGCGGCTCCATGAACATGCCCCCCAGCAGCCATGGCTCTATGGGCGGCTACAACCACGCTGTGCCCTCCTCTCAGAGCATGCCTGCCCAGGGCCAGATGAACATGACCCAAGGACCCATGGGTAACTACGGCCCCCGGCCCAACATGAACATGCAGCCTAACCAAG GCCCCATGATGCACCAGCAGCCTCCCTCCCAGCAGTACAACATACCCCCTGGAGGTGGCGGGCAGCACTACCAGGGCCAGCAGAACCCCATGGGCATGATGGGCCAGGGGAACCATGTGATGGGGCAGAGGCCCATGCCCCCTTACAGACCCCCACAGCAAG gacCCCCTCAGCAGTACCCAGGGCAGGAAGACTACTATGGGGACCAGTACAGTCACGCAGGACAGGGAGCCTCAGAAG GTGGTTTACTACAGCCACCGTTCCCTGATCAAGGCTTTGATCCCTCAGAACAATACTACCAAGGAGGTATCTATGTAGCTTCACAGAAATGTACTCACAGGGGAAAAGGAAGAAGCTAA
- the LOC111957302 gene encoding protein SSXT isoform X6 produces the protein MSVAFAPHRQRGKGDITPTGIQKLLDENNQLIQCIMDFQSKGKTAECSQYQQMLHRNLVYLATIADSNQNMQSLLPAKCDSPTPPEVKLEPPTQNMPMGPGGMNQSGAPGPQPPHGHNMPSEGMVSGGPPAPHMQSQMNGQMPGPNHMPMQGPGPGPNQPPNMPGSGSMNMPPSSHGSMGGYNHAVPSSQSMPAQGQMNMTQGPMGNYGPRPNMNMQPNQGPMMHQQPPSQQYNIPPGGGGQHYQGQQNPMGMMGQGNHVMGQRPMPPYRPPQQGPPQQYPGQEDYYGDQYSHAGQGASEERDPAANQQSPYEKDXGNAQYGQQQEAYQQGPPQQQGYPPQQQYPGQQGYPGPQQGYGPSQGAPGQYPQGYPQGQGQQYGAYRGPQPGPPQAQQQRPYPGYDQGHMRK, from the exons ATGTCGGTGGCGTTTGCACCTCATAGACAACGTGGAAAGGGTGATATAACACCCACTGGAATTCAAAAG TTACTGGATGAAAACAATCAGCTGATTCAATGTATAATGGACTTCCAGAGCAAAGGAAAGACAGCAGAATGTTCACA GTACCAGCAGATGCTCCACAGAAATTTAGTTTACCTGGCCACAATAGCAGACTCCAATCAGAACATGCAGTCTCTGCTCCCTGCT AAGTGTGACTCCCCTACTCCCCCAGAGGTAAAGCTTGAA CCTCCTACTCAGAACATGCCCATGGGCCCTGGTGGGATGAACCAGAGCGGAGCGCCGGGCCCCCAGCCCCCCCACGGACACAACATGCCCTCTGAGGGCATGGTCAGTGGCGGACCCCCAGCCCCACACATGCAGAGCCAGATGAACGGACAGATGCCTG GGCCTAATCACATGCCCATGCAGGGCCCTGGGCCGGGTCCCAACCAGCCCCCCAACATGCCTGGCAGCGGCTCCATGAACATGCCCCCCAGCAGCCATGGCTCTATGGGCGGCTACAACCACGCTGTGCCCTCCTCTCAGAGCATGCCTGCCCAGGGCCAGATGAACATGACCCAAGGACCCATGGGTAACTACGGCCCCCGGCCCAACATGAACATGCAGCCTAACCAAG GCCCCATGATGCACCAGCAGCCTCCCTCCCAGCAGTACAACATACCCCCTGGAGGTGGCGGGCAGCACTACCAGGGCCAGCAGAACCCCATGGGCATGATGGGCCAGGGGAACCATGTGATGGGGCAGAGGCCCATGCCCCCTTACAGACCCCCACAGCAAG gacCCCCTCAGCAGTACCCAGGGCAGGAAGACTACTATGGGGACCAGTACAGTCACGCAGGACAGGGAGCCTCAGAAG AGCGAGACCCAGCAGCCAACCAACAGTCCCCCTATGAAAAAGATMATG GTAATGCCCAGTATGGCCAGCAGCAGGAGGCCTACCAGCAAGGTCCTCCCCAGCAGCAGGGCTACCCCCCACAGCAGCAGTACCCCGGACAGCAGGGATACCCTGGACCGCAACAGGGCTACG GTCCGTCCCAGGGAGCCCCAGGCCAGTACCCCCAGGGTTACCCCCAGGGTCAGGGGCAGCAGTACGGGGCCTACCGGGGCCCCCAGCCCGGCCCCCCTCAGGCCCAGCAGCAACGCCCATACCCAGGCTACGATCAG GGACACATGAGGAAATAA
- the LOC111957302 gene encoding protein SSXT isoform X3: MSVAFAPHRQRGKGDITPTGIQKLLDENNQLIQCIMDFQSKGKTAECSQYQQMLHRNLVYLATIADSNQNMQSLLPAKCDSPTPPEVKLEPPTQNMPMGPGGMNQSGAPGPQPPHGHNMPSEGMVSGGPPAPHMQSQMNGQMPGPNHMPMQGPGPGPNQPPNMPGSGSMNMPPSSHGSMGGYNHAVPSSQSMPAQGQMNMTQGPMGNYGPRPNMNMQPNQGPMMHQQPPSQQYNIPPGGGGQHYQGQQNPMGMMGQGNHVMGQRPMPPYRPPQQGPPQQYPGQEDYYGDQYSHAGQGASEERDPAANQQSPYEKDXERDPAANQQSPYEKDHGNAQYGQQQEAYQQGPPQQQGYPPQQQYPGQQGYPGPQQGYGPSQGAPGQYPQGYPQGQGQQYGAYRGPQPGPPQAQQQRPYPGYDQGHMRK; encoded by the exons ATGTCGGTGGCGTTTGCACCTCATAGACAACGTGGAAAGGGTGATATAACACCCACTGGAATTCAAAAG TTACTGGATGAAAACAATCAGCTGATTCAATGTATAATGGACTTCCAGAGCAAAGGAAAGACAGCAGAATGTTCACA GTACCAGCAGATGCTCCACAGAAATTTAGTTTACCTGGCCACAATAGCAGACTCCAATCAGAACATGCAGTCTCTGCTCCCTGCT AAGTGTGACTCCCCTACTCCCCCAGAGGTAAAGCTTGAA CCTCCTACTCAGAACATGCCCATGGGCCCTGGTGGGATGAACCAGAGCGGAGCGCCGGGCCCCCAGCCCCCCCACGGACACAACATGCCCTCTGAGGGCATGGTCAGTGGCGGACCCCCAGCCCCACACATGCAGAGCCAGATGAACGGACAGATGCCTG GGCCTAATCACATGCCCATGCAGGGCCCTGGGCCGGGTCCCAACCAGCCCCCCAACATGCCTGGCAGCGGCTCCATGAACATGCCCCCCAGCAGCCATGGCTCTATGGGCGGCTACAACCACGCTGTGCCCTCCTCTCAGAGCATGCCTGCCCAGGGCCAGATGAACATGACCCAAGGACCCATGGGTAACTACGGCCCCCGGCCCAACATGAACATGCAGCCTAACCAAG GCCCCATGATGCACCAGCAGCCTCCCTCCCAGCAGTACAACATACCCCCTGGAGGTGGCGGGCAGCACTACCAGGGCCAGCAGAACCCCATGGGCATGATGGGCCAGGGGAACCATGTGATGGGGCAGAGGCCCATGCCCCCTTACAGACCCCCACAGCAAG gacCCCCTCAGCAGTACCCAGGGCAGGAAGACTACTATGGGGACCAGTACAGTCACGCAGGACAGGGAGCCTCAGAAG AGCGAGACCCAGCAGCCAACCAACAGTCCCCCTATGAAAAAGATMATG AGCGAGACCCAGCAGCCAACCAACAGTCCCCCTATGAAAAAGATCATG GTAATGCCCAGTATGGCCAGCAGCAGGAGGCCTACCAGCAAGGTCCTCCCCAGCAGCAGGGCTACCCCCCACAGCAGCAGTACCCCGGACAGCAGGGATACCCTGGACCGCAACAGGGCTACG GTCCGTCCCAGGGAGCCCCAGGCCAGTACCCCCAGGGTTACCCCCAGGGTCAGGGGCAGCAGTACGGGGCCTACCGGGGCCCCCAGCCCGGCCCCCCTCAGGCCCAGCAGCAACGCCCATACCCAGGCTACGATCAG GGACACATGAGGAAATAA
- the LOC111957302 gene encoding protein SSXT isoform X2 has translation MSVAFAPHRQRGKGDITPTGIQKLLDENNQLIQCIMDFQSKGKTAECSQYQQMLHRNLVYLATIADSNQNMQSLLPACDSPTPPEVKLEPPTQNMPMGPGGMNQSGAPGPQPPHGHNMPSEGMVSGGPPAPHMQSQMNGQMPGPNHMPMQGPGPGPNQPPNMPGSGSMNMPPSSHGSMGGYNHAVPSSQSMPAQGQMNMTQGPMGNYGPRPNMNMQPNQGPMMHQQPPSQQYNIPPGGGGQHYQGQQNPMGMMGQGNHVMGQRPMPPYRPPQQGPPQQYPGQEDYYGDQYSHAGQGASEERDPAANQQSPYEKDXERDPAANQQSPYEKDHGNAQYGQQQEAYQQGPPQQQGYPPQQQYPGQQGYPGPQQGYGPSQGAPGQYPQGYPQGQGQQYGAYRGPQPGPPQAQQQRPYPGYDQGQYGNYQQ, from the exons ATGTCGGTGGCGTTTGCACCTCATAGACAACGTGGAAAGGGTGATATAACACCCACTGGAATTCAAAAG TTACTGGATGAAAACAATCAGCTGATTCAATGTATAATGGACTTCCAGAGCAAAGGAAAGACAGCAGAATGTTCACA GTACCAGCAGATGCTCCACAGAAATTTAGTTTACCTGGCCACAATAGCAGACTCCAATCAGAACATGCAGTCTCTGCTCCCTGCT TGTGACTCCCCTACTCCCCCAGAGGTAAAGCTTGAA CCTCCTACTCAGAACATGCCCATGGGCCCTGGTGGGATGAACCAGAGCGGAGCGCCGGGCCCCCAGCCCCCCCACGGACACAACATGCCCTCTGAGGGCATGGTCAGTGGCGGACCCCCAGCCCCACACATGCAGAGCCAGATGAACGGACAGATGCCTG GGCCTAATCACATGCCCATGCAGGGCCCTGGGCCGGGTCCCAACCAGCCCCCCAACATGCCTGGCAGCGGCTCCATGAACATGCCCCCCAGCAGCCATGGCTCTATGGGCGGCTACAACCACGCTGTGCCCTCCTCTCAGAGCATGCCTGCCCAGGGCCAGATGAACATGACCCAAGGACCCATGGGTAACTACGGCCCCCGGCCCAACATGAACATGCAGCCTAACCAAG GCCCCATGATGCACCAGCAGCCTCCCTCCCAGCAGTACAACATACCCCCTGGAGGTGGCGGGCAGCACTACCAGGGCCAGCAGAACCCCATGGGCATGATGGGCCAGGGGAACCATGTGATGGGGCAGAGGCCCATGCCCCCTTACAGACCCCCACAGCAAG gacCCCCTCAGCAGTACCCAGGGCAGGAAGACTACTATGGGGACCAGTACAGTCACGCAGGACAGGGAGCCTCAGAAG AGCGAGACCCAGCAGCCAACCAACAGTCCCCCTATGAAAAAGATMATG AGCGAGACCCAGCAGCCAACCAACAGTCCCCCTATGAAAAAGATCATG GTAATGCCCAGTATGGCCAGCAGCAGGAGGCCTACCAGCAAGGTCCTCCCCAGCAGCAGGGCTACCCCCCACAGCAGCAGTACCCCGGACAGCAGGGATACCCTGGACCGCAACAGGGCTACG GTCCGTCCCAGGGAGCCCCAGGCCAGTACCCCCAGGGTTACCCCCAGGGTCAGGGGCAGCAGTACGGGGCCTACCGGGGCCCCCAGCCCGGCCCCCCTCAGGCCCAGCAGCAACGCCCATACCCAGGCTACGATCAG GGTCAATATGGAAATTACCAGCAATGA